A stretch of DNA from Coccidioides posadasii str. Silveira chromosome 1, complete sequence:
GGGCCCTGATTATGCTAATGCGTTGCTGAAACAGCTTGCATCCGCGAGATTGTCCTTTCGCGATTGCGTAATCTGGGATTGGAGATCTTGCGTCTGCCCATCGGTGCATCTCCCAAGTCACAGCATGTCCCAATTCTAGTTACTCCGTCTCTAGAAATCCAATCGCGCGTCATTGTCGTCTTTGGGGAACCCGTCCAAGACCTCGGAATCTGGGCCTACCGTACCGTAGGGGACGAAGGCGTCAATGTTGGATCCGCCGTTAACTTTGCCAAAGCTGTCATTGGAGATCCAGAAGAAAGCAAGGATGCCCAGAGGGACCGTGAAACGAGCCCAGCGCCAGGCCTCATTCTTACTAACCCTGGGCAACTGGTTTGGTACTGTAATGGAGAGCGTGCAGTCTCCCTGCCAACATGGCACGCCATCCCTCGTCAACATGCTGTCAGCCCACCCATGAAAATGAGCCACCACAACAAGATTCCGGAGAACGGAAACTGGCAAGAACACATTACATACGTATTTGAGGAGGTCCTCGGAAAAATGGTCCCCGAAACCGCGAAAATAGACATCATCGGGCTTGCAGAAGGTGGTCTTGGAGCGATCAGATACCTGGCCGAACACTGTATGACCTGACCTTCCTCTTGCTACACTAATCGAGTTGAAAACGTTTCGCTAATTCCTTTCCTTTAGGGCAAACGTGGCAGCCCCGTATCTCAGCAATCTGCCTCACCAATCCCCTGCACGATATCAATCACCTCCATCCGCTTGAATTCGCCAAATTTGTCTCCACACGTGCCCGCGCTTACCTGATCTCCGACAAACCGCTCCATCATCACGTTCCTGGTAGGTACAGGTTCGGATGTAACTGCTACTCGTCTGGAGAATCGCTCAATGTGGAATGCATTATGCCGCGAGCAGGGGATAGCATGCTATCCTGGTTGGATAAGATGCATGGCTCTCCGAGGCTGGAGGAGATTGAAGTGGTCGTAAGGGACGATGTGGAGGACAACGTGACTGACCTCGCTGGCGAGGAGTGACGGTGGAGAGGATTGATATATTGGTTTTGGTGATTGCTTTACCTTTCATTAATCCTTGAGTTTGTGGTAATTATCTAACATAGCGATCGTGTTTGAGCGATGGCGTGATATCAGGACCGTTCAATGATTTTTCTTAATACTGGCCAATGATTACAACTTTCCTTGTATTTGACG
This window harbors:
- a CDS encoding uncharacterized protein (EggNog:ENOG410PNF1~COG:S~BUSCO:9864at33183), with the protein product MVNLNPNLHTLVLAPFSFLASTVDSRLLRPFLDSIHSRIKRAIMFVFRKESLPGDVVFPTDLKQLGYFINDNDQIRMIIDPEQKFLYRINANDRYNEMQKESMNACIREIVLSRLRNLGLEILRLPIGASPKSQHVPILVTPSLEIQSRVIVVFGEPVQDLGIWAYRTVGDEGVNVGSAVNFAKAVIGDPEESKDAQRDRETSPAPGLILTNPGQLVWYCNGERAVSLPTWHAIPRQHAVSPPMKMSHHNKIPENGNWQEHITYVFEEVLGKMVPETAKIDIIGLAEGGLGAIRYLAEHWQTWQPRISAICLTNPLHDINHLHPLEFAKFVSTRARAYLISDKPLHHHVPGRYRFGCNCYSSGESLNVECIMPRAGDSMLSWLDKMHGSPRLEEIEVVVRDDVEDNVTDLAGEE